One genomic region from Sorangium aterium encodes:
- a CDS encoding class I SAM-dependent methyltransferase — protein MRERRPSQTASTVALLRALADQGLTDVPGFEDPVAHRLLSRGWSAALALLARRLRSLDPAKRARALARLSAVPLRVMAIDIELERAVELGCRQVACLGAGLDTRAFRMKALSATRFFEIDHPATQAFKRRKAAGLSPLVEQLTYVPVNFERDALAACLSAAGHRPDEPTAWIWEGVVMYLSDDALRSTLRALADASAPGSVLLVNYMEPPASRRGQRVFHLLTWLWSEPLIGLRRREVMLAEVERAGFRVVRDTGAADWARQLGVPFAPSNPAANTRLLVAERPGPGAAPPPVRPPT, from the coding sequence ATGCGTGAGCGTCGCCCCAGCCAGACGGCATCCACCGTCGCCCTCCTCCGGGCGCTCGCAGACCAGGGCCTGACCGATGTCCCGGGCTTCGAGGATCCGGTCGCCCACCGGCTGCTGTCGCGCGGGTGGAGCGCCGCGCTGGCGCTGCTCGCGCGCCGGCTCCGGAGCCTGGACCCCGCGAAGCGCGCGCGCGCCCTCGCCCGGCTCTCCGCGGTCCCGCTGCGCGTGATGGCCATCGACATCGAGCTCGAGCGCGCGGTGGAGCTCGGGTGCCGCCAGGTCGCGTGCCTGGGGGCGGGGCTCGACACGCGCGCCTTCCGGATGAAGGCGCTCTCGGCGACCCGCTTCTTCGAGATCGATCACCCGGCGACGCAGGCCTTCAAGCGGCGCAAGGCGGCGGGGCTGTCGCCGCTCGTGGAGCAGCTGACCTACGTGCCCGTCAACTTCGAGCGCGACGCGCTCGCCGCGTGCCTCTCGGCGGCCGGCCATCGACCCGACGAGCCCACCGCGTGGATCTGGGAAGGGGTCGTGATGTACCTGTCGGACGACGCGCTCCGGTCGACGCTGCGGGCGCTCGCCGACGCCTCGGCGCCGGGCAGCGTCCTCCTCGTGAACTACATGGAACCCCCCGCGTCGCGCCGCGGGCAGCGCGTCTTCCACCTGCTCACGTGGCTCTGGAGCGAGCCGCTCATCGGCCTGCGCCGGCGCGAGGTGATGCTCGCGGAGGTCGAGCGGGCCGGGTTCCGCGTGGTGCGCGACACGGGCGCGGCGGACTGGGCCCGGCAGCTCGGCGTCCCGTTCGCGCCGTCCAACCCGGCCGCGAACACACGGCTCCTCGTCGCCGAGCGGCCCGGCCCGGGCGCTGCCCCGCCGCCCGTTCGCCCGCCGACCTGA